A region of Toxorhynchites rutilus septentrionalis strain SRP chromosome 1, ASM2978413v1, whole genome shotgun sequence DNA encodes the following proteins:
- the LOC129766099 gene encoding 26S proteasome regulatory subunit 6A-B: MAGTLEDKSIWEDGEETLGEEVLRMPTDEIVSRTRLMDNEIKIMKSEVMRITHELQTQNEKIKDNTEKIKVNKTLPYLVSNVIELLDVDPQEEEDDGAVVVLDSQRKGKCAVIKTSTRQTYFLPVIGLVDPEKLKPGDLVGVNKDSYLILETLPAEYDARVKAMEVDERPTEQYSDIGGLDKQIQELIEAVVLPMTHKEKFKNLGIHPPKGVLLYGPPGTGKTLLARACAAQTKSTFLKLAGPQLVQMFIGDGAKLVRDAFALAKEKSPAIIFIDELDAIGTKRFDSEKAGDREVQRTMLELLNQLDGFSSTADIKVIAATNRVDILDPALLRSGRLDRKIEFPHPNEEARARIMQIHSRKMNVSPDVNFEELARSTDDFNGAQCKAVCVEAGMIALRRSAVAVTHEDFMDAIMEVQAKKKANLNYYA, encoded by the exons ATGGCTGGCACGCTGGAAGACAAATCGATTTGGGAGGATGGCGAGGAAACCCTGGGTGAGGAAGTTCTCCGGATGCCCACCGATGAGATCGTCAGCCGGACCAGGCTGATGGACAACGAGATTAAAATTATGAAGAGCGAAGTGATGCGGATAACCCACGAGCTGCAGACACAGAACGAGAAAATCAAGGATAACACGGAAAAAATTAAGGTCAACAAAACGCTCCCGTATCTGGTGTCGAACGTGATCGAGCTGCTGGATGTGGACCCTCAGGAGGAAGAGGACGACGGAGCGGTGGTGGTGTTGGACTCCCAGAGGAAGGGCAAGTGTGCCGTTATTAAGACTTCAACGAGACAGACATACTTCCTGCCGGTGATCGGATTGGTCGATCCGGAGAAGTTGAAACCGGGCGATTTGGTGGGTGTCAATAAAGATTCGTACTTGATACTGGAAACCCTTCCGGCGGAGTATGATGCCCGGGTGAAGGCGATGGAGGTAGACGAGAGACCGACCGAGCAGTACTCCGACATTGGCGGATTGGATAAGCAAATTCAGGAACTCATCGAAGCGGTTGTGCTTCCGATGACCCACAAGGAGAAGTTTAAGAATCTTGGTATCCATCCACCCAAGGGTGTACTTCTGTATGGTCCTCCCG GAACTGGTAAAACACTGCTTGCTCGAGCTTGCGCTGCCCAAACCAAGTCAACCTTCCTGAAGTTGGCCGGTCCACAGCTGGTGCAGATGTTCATCGGTGACGGCGCCAAGCTGGTGCGGGATGCATTCGCTCTAGCGAAGGAGAAATCTCCCGCCATCATCTTCATCGATGAGTTGGATGCCATCGGTACGAAACGTTTCGATTCAGAAAAGGCTGGCGATCGTGAGGTGCAGCGTACCATGTTGGAACTGCTCAATCAACTGGACGGATTCAGTTCGACCGCCGACATTAAAGTCATTGCCGCGACGAATCGTGTTGATATCCTCGATCCGGCACTGCTCCGTTCCGGTCGGTTGGATCGCAAGATTGAGTTTCCCCACCCGAACGAGGAAGCTCGGGCTCGGATTATGCAGATTCATTCGCGCAAGATGAACGTCAGTCCGGATGTGAACTTTGAGGAGCTTGCGCGCTCGACAGATGACTTCAATGGGGCTCAGTGCAAGGCGGTGTGCGTTGAGGCGGGTATGATCGCATTGCGAAGATCTGCGGTGGCCGTCACCCACGAGGACTTTATGGACGCCATCATGGAGGTGCAAGCGAAGAAGAAGGCCAATCTGAACTATTATGCCTAA